TGGCCAATCAGGGTGTGGAAAAGGCCATGGCCGCGAAAGTGGATTGAACCGTGTGATGGATAGGGTAATTGAATGGTGAGTGAGCAATGAGATATGTAGTACTGGACACGGAAACAACGGGCCTGGAAGTGCGCCAGGGGCACCGTATCATCGAAATTGGCTGCATTGAGGTCAATGGCCGGCAGGTGACCGACCACCATTTCCATCAGTATGTGAATCCTGAACGTGAGGTGGACGAGGGGGCTTTCCAGGTGCACGGTATTTCAGATGACATGCTGGCCGACAAACCGAAATTCAAGCAAATTGCCAAAGATTTTCTGGACTTTGTGCAGGGTAGTACGCTGATTATTCACAATGCCTCTTTCGACATCGGTTTTCTCGACGGTGAATTGAACCGTCTGAATTTGGGCAGGATGGCGGATTACGTCGACGGGGTGATCGATTCACTCGGTATGGCCCGCGAGATGTTTCCCGGAAAGCGCAACAACCTGGACGCATTGTGTGACCGTTTGGGTGTAAACAATGCGCACCGCCAGTTGCACGGTGCCTTGCTGGACTCACAAATTCTGGCGGAAGTTTACCTGGCCATGACCCGTGGACAGGACAGCCTGGTCATAGACCTGAATGCGCAACATGATGACGATGGCGTTGAGCGCATCAAGCTGAGCGCCTTGAGTCTGCCAGAGCCAGAGCCCACAGAAGAGGAACTGGCCTTGCACCAGGCCTATCTGGCTGACATTGAAAAGGCAGCCAAGGGTCCGAGCGTGTGGAGTAAAATCAGCCAGGCAACAGATATGCAAGCTGTGTAGTCAATCAACACCAGGGGGCAGGGGTTCGCAAACCTCCATGTGGGTTGTCCCCTCTCGTGCAATAGTTTGTTACCATCGATTCGGTCTGCTCCCACCATGGTGAATGTGTGTCTGAATCTACCGACTTGCCATTGATCGAGCTGAGTTACGCTGTGGCGCTTCTTTCAAGGAAGCTTGAAATTCAGCCAGCAGAAGCCCAGCAGTTGATTCGCCTGGCCAAGCTGACCCACCTGAATCGGGGCGACACCTTGTTTCGCCAAGGTGATTCAAGTCAGCAGTTCTACATGCTGTTGCAAGGGCAGTTAAAGGGCCAGCGGATTCGGCCTGATGGTTATCTCGACCTGACGCTTTCCTTTTTTCCCGGTGAAATGATTGGTGAACTTGGTTTTTTTGACCAAGCTGCGCGCACCCTTACCATATCTGCCCGGCGTGACAGCATTCTGCTGGAAATTGACCAAGCGGCCCTTGAACAATTTGGCGAGTTTAGCCGTTCGGTTTATCACCACCTGATTCGCATGCTGGTATCCCGTTTCAAGCGCGAATTGGGTTACAGCGGTCCTTTGAAGCAGCATCAGTTCATTCTGTTTCAATCACTCATCAGGCCGGAAGGTTTCAGCCAACAGGCTGTTGAAGGTTTTCAGTCCGCCATGGCCCGCCACTGCGAATTGCGACGCTGGAAAAGTTTGAGCGACATCCCCAAAACTACACCTGCCGCCTTGGCCAGTCGGGTGGTTGAAATGATCGAGCCTCAGCCCCTTGAAACCTTGGACGACCGCCTTGTCGAAGAACTGGACTGCATGGTGGTGATGATCTGCGCCAGCACCTTGGGCGACTCTCACAGCTGTGGTTTGCTGAAATCGCAACTGAAGTCGGCTGATGATGATTTGCCCGTTTGGTTGGTTTTGGTTCATGAGGCTGCGTGGGTTGAACAGGCCGTGGCAGAACGCATTCGAGATACCTTTGGTACAGGATTCCGCCTGTTGCACATTCGGCGAGGCCACCATGCCGACAACGCCCGTGCTGTGCGCCATGTTCTCGGTTTGACTTTGGGCCTTGTGTTGGGGGGCGGTGGTGCACGAGGCTTCGCACACGCCGGTTTCTTTCAGGCGCTGGAGGAGGCTGGAGTTGTGGTGGATACCGTGGGGGGCACATCCATGGGCGCTTTGGTTGGTGCCTTGATTTCATCGGGTCGCACATCGCTTGAGGTCAACACGGCACTTGCAACGAGTTTCAAAAAGGGTCTGCCCTTCAAATTGAAGGATTACTGGATTCCAAAACACGGATTTGTCAAAAGCAAAGCCGTGGACGAGGTGTATCGCAATGCCTTTGGTGAACTGTTGATCGAAGATCAGCCCATTCCGTTTTTTGCGGTCAGTTGCAATCTGACTACTGGCAATCAGTTTTTGTTCGAGCAGGGACCAATGTGGAAAGCCGTTCGCGCCAGCACGTCCATTCCGGTGTTTTTTGAGCCTTTCATGGCTGGTCGACAGGTGATGGTGGATGGTGCGCTGGTCAACAATGTGCCGGTCGACTGCATGCGTGCGAAGGGTGCGCGGAAAATTCTCACTGTCGATGTTGGGCAGGAAGAGGACATTACTGCTCACATGCTCGATGACAGCAGCGTGCAGATGCCCACCATGATGAAGTCCCTGATGCGGGTTATCGAACTTGGCGGAATTGAAAAATCACGGCAGGCCCGTGTGATCAGTGATCTGTATGTGCAGCCGGCCATCGAAAAAATCGGTCTGATGGAGTTCGAGCGGCGCGAAGAGATCATTGCTTTGGGGTATGAAGCCGGGTCGAAGGCAATACCGGATATACTGACCATGCTTCAGAACAATACATAACAATGCAGTCGTCATACTTGCGAGGTTTTGATGCAAAAACACTCTACTGTAGAGGTGTTGGGTTGCAGCGGCAGTATCGGTATTCCCAGGCAAGGAACGACTTGCTTTCTGATTGACAATGACATTCTGATTGACGCGGGCACCGGCCTGTGTGAACTGGATTTTTCTCGCCTCGAACAAATCGAGCATGTCTTCATCACTCATTCCCATCTTGATCACATCTGTGGTCTCCCATTTCTCATTGATACCGTTGGTGTAGGGCGTGCAAAGCCATTAAAGGTTTATGCCACCCTCCCCACAATCAGGGCCTTGCAGCAGCATATTTTTAATGAGGAAATATGGCCTGACTTCTCAAAAATTCCAAATGCAGAAAATGCAGTAATGGAGTATGTTGAGATCAAGCCCGAAGAAGAGCTGATTTTGGGCGAACGCCGGATTACTACGGTGGATGTTGACCACACGGTGCCCGCTGTGGGTGTGTTTCTATTCACGCCCACCGGGGGTTGGTGCTTTTCGGGTGATACCCATCAGACAGACCGGTTGTTTGAACTTATCAACCAGTCTAAAAAAGTAGATTATTTCTTCATTGAGGCTGCTTTTCCTGATCAGGAAAAATGGCTTGCCGATTTGGCAAAACACCTGTGCCCCAGTTTGTTGTTCGGGGAGCTTCAAAAATTAAATGCAGCATGTGAAATCTGGATTAGCCACCTGAAACCCAGGGAAATTCACCAGATTAAAAAGGAACTACAGCAGTATCCTGGAAGCCAGCCGCTGCATATTCTCTCGGCCGGAATGATTTTTAACATCTAATCGGTTGTACCCATAATTTATGAAACTCAAGCTTTCCGCAGTCGCTTGTGCAGTACTGCTGTTGGTCAACGCACCCTTGCGCCCAGCCTATGCTCAATCCATTTCTCCGGAAACACCGCCGGGTGCTTCGGGAGGGGATAGTTACCAAGAGCCCAGCTTCAATGTGTCGGGTTTTGATGTTGTTGGGCCTGAATTGGTGCCGCGTGATCAGGTCATGTCTGTCCTGAACGGATTCGCAGGCCGTGAAATCACTTTTTCAGATTTGCGTTCTGCCACGACCGCGGTGGAACAGCTTCATGCGCTGGCGGGCTTTGAAGTGGTGCGGGTGTTGATCCCGGAACAGGAAATTCAACCAGGAGAAAAGCTCAAGCTGCAAATTGTAGATGCCCGGCTTGATGTCGTTACCGTGGCTGGCAATGATTACTTCACGGCCGAGTCCATTCAGCAAAGCCTGGTTGTGTTGCAGCCCGGTGCCTTGATCAACACGGTGGAAATGGACAAAAACCTTCGCCTGGTCAATGACAACCCGGCGAAGATCGTCCGGGTTCGCCTGGAGCCCAGCGACAAGCCAGGGTTGGTGGATGCAAAAGTACAGGTTGCTGATCAGAATCCTTTGGCCGCCTATGTCACGCTCGATAACTCGGGCACCAATGCAACCGGTGACTTCCGCATGGGTGTGGCCCTGCAACACAACGATGCTTTCAAGAAAGGGCACATGGCGTCGTTTCAGTATGTGACCTCACCCGGCCGTTGGTCAGATGTTGAAGTATTTGGCCTGAATTACAAAATTCCTTTTTATTCGCAGAATTCATTGCTGGAATTGGCCTACAGCGATTCCAACGTGGATGCAGGTACCTTGAGCGTGGGTGCGGGCTCGGTGTCGGTAGCCGGTGCGGGTACGACCGCTGCGATACGCTGGGTCAAGCTGCTGGACCGACTTGCCGGTTTCGATCAAAGGGTGACGTTTTCGCATGAGATCAAACAGTTTGTCAGCCAGGTTCAGTTGAACGGGTTTGGGCCCAGCCTGGTCCCTGCTCTGGAAAGTCGGCCTGTTGGTGTGTCCTATTCACTGTCTGAAGCGCAGGACTCCCGACAGCGCGCGTTTCAGCTTGCCTATTTCAAGAATTATGTCACGGGTGGCAACAACTCCACTGCTCAGTACCAAATGACCAATGCGGCAGCCAGGGCAAATTTTGATGTTCTTCGAGCCAATGCCAGCTGGTCCGAGCAAGTGGCGCCTGGTTGGCGTTTGACCGCACAGCTGGATGCGCAACACACCGATTATTCATTGATACCGGGCGAACAGTTTGGTGCAGGTGGCGTGTATTCGGTTCGTGGCTTTGAGGAACGTGTTATTTCAGGGGATCGCGGGTTTCGCCAGTCACTTGAATTGATGGGTCCGAATGTAGCCAAAACTTTGGCGGGTTTTTTGGAGCGCTTTCAATTTGTCGGTTTCGTGGATGCCGCGCAATTGAAGTTCAACAACCCCGTGGCAGGTAACCCTGTCGAGCCCCATTTGATGTCGTATGGGCTGGGGGCAAGGTTTGCCTTTTCGCCCAAGCACCAGTTTCGCGTTGACCTGGCCAAAGTGGTTTCAGGCGTGCCCATTCAACCCCATGGTGACCTGATGTTGCACGTCAGCTTCGCCACCTCTCTGTAAGGAAAGACAGCATGAATATGAATCGTCTTTCACACAACACGGCTGGTTTCCAGTTTCGCCGCAAAGCCGTGGCTTTTGGTGTGGCCATGGCCATTGCCAGCCCTGTCTATGCAAACCCCACCGGCCTGTCCGTGGTTGCCGGGCAAGCCACTTCGCAAGCCATCGGCAATTTGATGCAAATTACCAATACGCCAGGTGCAATATTGAACTGGCAGCAGTTCAATATCGATGTGGGGCAAACCACCCAATTCATTCAGCAAAATGCGGCAAGCCAGGTTTTCAACCGGGTTACCGGTGGTGATGTATCCCAAATTCTGGGTTCATTGCAAAGCAATGGGCAGGTTTTTTTGATCAACCCGGCTGGCGTGTTTTTTGGTCAGGGTGCGGTTATTGATACGGCCGGTTTTCTGGCCAGCACACTGGCGGCTTCTGACACCGATTTGCTGAATGGTCACCTGCGTTTCAAGGATGCAAACGGCAATGCTGGTTCAATTGTCAACCAGGGCAAATTGACTACGCATTCTGGCGGTTCGATTGTACTGTTGGCACCGAGTATCGAAAACAGTGGAGTTATTCACGCGGACGGTGAAGTGCTGTTGGCTGCAGGTCACAGTGTCACGATTGTCGATTTGAAGCACCCCACCATTGGCCTCACTGTTGTTGTGAAAGACGGTGAGCAGGCTGTGAACCTGGGTCAGATCGTCAGCAAAAATGCGTCCGTGTTTTCACACCTGGTGAAAAACAGTGGAATTGTAGAAGCCACTGGCGCGCAAGTTGGGAAGGGGGGTGTGATCCGCTTTGTTGCACAAGGTGATGCGATTGCAGGTGGTCAGATCAAGGCGGACAGCGCTGATGGAAAAGGTGGTGAAATTGATATCACCGGCAAGCGTGTTGCGGTACTGAGCGGCGCACACATTTCTGCTGATGGTGCAACAGGCGGTGGAACCGTGCATGTGGGTGGCGGCTGGAAAGGTCAGGATGAAAGCATTGCCAATTCCAAGCAAACCGTGGTTCAAGCCAATACCCTGATATCGGCCAATGCCACGCAAAATGGCGATGGCGGTGAAGTGGTGGTTTGGGCTGACGGTAGCACTGTGGTGAATTCCGAGGTACAAGCCAAAGGTGGCGCGCAAAGCGGAAACGGTGGCCGTGTTGAAACGTCGGGCAAGCAGGCGCTGGCAGTCAATGTAGCAGCCAATACGTCAGCACCCAAAGGGCAGTCGGGGCTTTGGCTGATCGACCCGGCCAACCTCACCATTGTGGATGAAATTCCTTCTGGGGAAAATAACCTTGGCAACACATCCAGCGGCCCGGTTTTTTCAACCGATGACATTTCAGCCTCGTTTTCTCCGACCGATTCATTCTTGTTGGCCAGCACCGTGGTGTCGGGGCTCGAGAGCAACGGCTCTGTAGAAATTTATACCTCGGGTACACAATCTGGTGATGGCAATTTGACCATTGATGCCGCGGTGCTGATCGACCAAAACCTCGGCCAGATATCCTTTAATCCAAGGCTGTTACTGGAGGCCAAGGGATCAATCAATATCAATGCAGAAGTAGGCTTGATGCCAGGTCAAACGGCATTTGACGGTTTCGATCTAGTGATGAGTTATGACATTGCGAAACCTGTGTACATTGACGCGCCTTTGTATTTGGGCAACAACGGCAACCTGACTTTGGCACCCTATCAAGTCCCTGAAGGCAGCCAGCTTCCGATCAATACGCCCGGGGAGCTTCCGCTGGATGGCGTGAATTTTTTATCCGGCATGAACATTGAAGGTTCCAGCGAGCCTTTGGTCTTGAACCGAATCAATGTCAGCACAGCGGTGGCCACTGATCCTTTTGGTCAAGGTCAGGAACCCTTGTTTGTTGATCCGGCCAATCCGGTCAAATTGAACGTGTTGGGCGCGAACCTGAAGGTCAATCACATCAATGCGTTTGAGACTTTGACTTCACCAGCAAGTGAAGTACGTGTTGGAACGGACAACCGTGTTTCACTTGCACCTGTTCAAGGTCAACTGTCCTACAACATCATGGAAGCGAAATCCTTGACTGTTGATGCTGGCAGTTTAGTGTCCACATTCACCCGTGTCATACCCAATGGCAATCCAGCTGAAATCAGCCCCAGTACTTTTCTGGACAAGCTGCAGACCAGTGGAACGGTTGCTCTGAACGGCGGTTTCAGCAGCATCACCGACGTGCTGGTGGATGCCGGAACACTCACATTTGGTAACAACGCCGAGGTGGCCTTGGTCTCTTCGAATAGCCACCTCGTACAAAACATCACCGCAGAGTCAGGCAGTACCATCAATCTTGATGGTGCCAACATGCAGTATGGACACGCCAGTTTGAATGGAACATTCAATGTGATGGCTGCGAACAATGGGGGTGGATTTTTCCTTGATGGCGTGGACACGGATTTGAATGGCTCGATCAACATCAGCTCAGGTTCCAATTTCGTGTATTTGCAATCGTTGGGCATGACTGCTGGTTCTGAAATTCAGGTGGGCACAGGAAGCATGCTTGCACTGGGGCGGGCGTTCAGTTCCTCCTTGGGGCCCGTGGATGTGACGCCCAAACTGGAA
The nucleotide sequence above comes from Limnobacter thiooxidans. Encoded proteins:
- a CDS encoding patatin-like phospholipase family protein, whose translation is MSESTDLPLIELSYAVALLSRKLEIQPAEAQQLIRLAKLTHLNRGDTLFRQGDSSQQFYMLLQGQLKGQRIRPDGYLDLTLSFFPGEMIGELGFFDQAARTLTISARRDSILLEIDQAALEQFGEFSRSVYHHLIRMLVSRFKRELGYSGPLKQHQFILFQSLIRPEGFSQQAVEGFQSAMARHCELRRWKSLSDIPKTTPAALASRVVEMIEPQPLETLDDRLVEELDCMVVMICASTLGDSHSCGLLKSQLKSADDDLPVWLVLVHEAAWVEQAVAERIRDTFGTGFRLLHIRRGHHADNARAVRHVLGLTLGLVLGGGGARGFAHAGFFQALEEAGVVVDTVGGTSMGALVGALISSGRTSLEVNTALATSFKKGLPFKLKDYWIPKHGFVKSKAVDEVYRNAFGELLIEDQPIPFFAVSCNLTTGNQFLFEQGPMWKAVRASTSIPVFFEPFMAGRQVMVDGALVNNVPVDCMRAKGARKILTVDVGQEEDITAHMLDDSSVQMPTMMKSLMRVIELGGIEKSRQARVISDLYVQPAIEKIGLMEFERREEIIALGYEAGSKAIPDILTMLQNNT
- a CDS encoding 3',5'-cyclic-nucleotide phosphodiesterase codes for the protein MQKHSTVEVLGCSGSIGIPRQGTTCFLIDNDILIDAGTGLCELDFSRLEQIEHVFITHSHLDHICGLPFLIDTVGVGRAKPLKVYATLPTIRALQQHIFNEEIWPDFSKIPNAENAVMEYVEIKPEEELILGERRITTVDVDHTVPAVGVFLFTPTGGWCFSGDTHQTDRLFELINQSKKVDYFFIEAAFPDQEKWLADLAKHLCPSLLFGELQKLNAACEIWISHLKPREIHQIKKELQQYPGSQPLHILSAGMIFNI
- a CDS encoding ShlB/FhaC/HecB family hemolysin secretion/activation protein; translation: MKLKLSAVACAVLLLVNAPLRPAYAQSISPETPPGASGGDSYQEPSFNVSGFDVVGPELVPRDQVMSVLNGFAGREITFSDLRSATTAVEQLHALAGFEVVRVLIPEQEIQPGEKLKLQIVDARLDVVTVAGNDYFTAESIQQSLVVLQPGALINTVEMDKNLRLVNDNPAKIVRVRLEPSDKPGLVDAKVQVADQNPLAAYVTLDNSGTNATGDFRMGVALQHNDAFKKGHMASFQYVTSPGRWSDVEVFGLNYKIPFYSQNSLLELAYSDSNVDAGTLSVGAGSVSVAGAGTTAAIRWVKLLDRLAGFDQRVTFSHEIKQFVSQVQLNGFGPSLVPALESRPVGVSYSLSEAQDSRQRAFQLAYFKNYVTGGNNSTAQYQMTNAAARANFDVLRANASWSEQVAPGWRLTAQLDAQHTDYSLIPGEQFGAGGVYSVRGFEERVISGDRGFRQSLELMGPNVAKTLAGFLERFQFVGFVDAAQLKFNNPVAGNPVEPHLMSYGLGARFAFSPKHQFRVDLAKVVSGVPIQPHGDLMLHVSFATSL
- the dnaQ gene encoding DNA polymerase III subunit epsilon, which gives rise to MRYVVLDTETTGLEVRQGHRIIEIGCIEVNGRQVTDHHFHQYVNPEREVDEGAFQVHGISDDMLADKPKFKQIAKDFLDFVQGSTLIIHNASFDIGFLDGELNRLNLGRMADYVDGVIDSLGMAREMFPGKRNNLDALCDRLGVNNAHRQLHGALLDSQILAEVYLAMTRGQDSLVIDLNAQHDDDGVERIKLSALSLPEPEPTEEELALHQAYLADIEKAAKGPSVWSKISQATDMQAV